The sequence below is a genomic window from Micromonospora aurantiaca ATCC 27029.
CGGTCGCCGACCCGTGCCGGCGGCGACCCGGCGACGGGCGGTGCGGTGGTGAGGACCCGCGCCCCGGACGCTGCGGTCGCGTTCGGGAGGCGCTTCGGTGGCGGCGCGGGCCGGGTCGGCCGGACCACCGGCGACGACGGGTCGACCGGAGTCGCCACGGGCGGCACCCCGGGCGCGGGCGGTGCGGCCGTGGTGGCGGGCGCGGTCGCCTGTCCGTGCGCCGGATCGGTCTGCCCGGCTGTCGCCGTCCAGGTGCCGGCGGAGGTGACGCCCAGCAGCACGGCCGCCGCCGCGACGCCCGCCGCAGCCAGCCGCTGGGGGAGTGCCCGGTCGGCCGGGGCGTCCCACGGGCCGAGCGGCCGGGGAGGCCGGGGCCGGGCAGCCCGGTGGGCGGACCGCAGCGCCTCGACGTCCTCGACGACCGCCTGCCGTGTGCCGGTGGCACCGGCGTGGGCGAGGGTGAGGTAGAACCTGGTGTTCGCCGCGCCCGGGGCCGGTACGCGCAGGCCCGCCGGGGCGCCGCCGTCGGCGTCGTGCAGCAGGGTGACCGGACGGTCCGGGTGGTGCCCGAGGCCGCGCACGTCCCGCAGCGGCCAGTCCCGCCGGGCGTTCTGCCCGGCGAAGGCCACCCGCCGGTCGGTCACCACGGCGGTGCCGCTGTCCACCACGCGCAGTCCCGTCGGCAGCGGGCCGTGGGACGGGTCGAGACAACCGGCGAGCGTGCGGCCCGGCACCGGCAGCCCGGGCAGGTGCCGGGCCGTCGCCTCGACCAGGTCGACTGTGGGCAGGATGCGGTAGACGACCTCGCCGTCGTCCAGCGGCACCGGCAGCGCGGTGCCGGGCAGTGTGCAGCCGTGGAAGCCCGCCGCTTCCATCGACAGCCGGTCGAGGTGGTCGGCGCGGCGGCGCCAGGTCCGGGCCGCCGTCTCGTACGCCTGGCGCCCGCGCTCGTTCTCGCGCCGTGCCCAGGCCAGTCGCCGCTGCGGATGAGCCCCGATCGCGTCGGGTCGCCTCGCCGTCACACCTGGTACAACGCCCTGCGGAGGGCGCGGATACGTGAGCGCGGCTATCGTCCGTTTTGGCGGTGGTATGCCCCCGATTAGACTTCGCGCATGCCGCGGATCGTCCAGTTGCTGGCCTCACCCGTGCACCGGTACGTGGGCCGCCCGGCGGACGGACCCGCCCCCGCGCCACCGGGCGAGCTGGTGGACCGGGTGGAGCTACACGCCGGGCTCGGCATCGTCGGTGACCGCTACTTCGGCCGTCCCGCGCACCGTCAGGCGAGCGTCACGCTGATCGCGCGGGAGTCGCTGCCGCCCGGCGCGGACCTCACCCAGCTGCGGCGCAACGTGCTCACCGAGGGCATCCCGGTGGACGATCTGGTCGGGCGCGTGCTCACGCTCGACTCCGGCGACGGCCCGGTCCGGCTGCGGGTGCACCGGGCCGCCCCGCCCTGCGCCTGGCTCGACGTGGTGGTCGCCCCCGGCACGTGGAAGGCGATGCGCCGCCGCGGCGGCGTCCGGTGCTCGCCGCTCACCGACGGCGTCCTGCGGGTCGGGCCGGTCACCGTCTCCGTTGACGACTGACAGCGAGGGAACTTTCCTGACCCGCCGGCCGACCAACCGGGGGTGACCGGACTCCGGCGCCGGCAGGAGGGACGCCACTGATGAACCGAGCGGGGCGCGCATCCGTACCGTCCGGCATGAGCATGCCGGACCGGCGGGCCGGCCGCGGATGAGCCCGGACGACGACGAGCAGGTGACCG
It includes:
- a CDS encoding molybdenum cofactor biosysynthesis protein; translated protein: MPRIVQLLASPVHRYVGRPADGPAPAPPGELVDRVELHAGLGIVGDRYFGRPAHRQASVTLIARESLPPGADLTQLRRNVLTEGIPVDDLVGRVLTLDSGDGPVRLRVHRAAPPCAWLDVVVAPGTWKAMRRRGGVRCSPLTDGVLRVGPVTVSVDD